Proteins encoded by one window of Halichondria panicea chromosome 8, odHalPani1.1, whole genome shotgun sequence:
- the LOC135340106 gene encoding HEAT repeat-containing protein 6-like isoform X4: protein MAARNADTWRRKASELGKLLKDGGEEEKRMSEALGYLSSLMYPLEGLTTEVIEVLLRQFAEGRCAELSSECTVMLGRLVSNLITYQKASLSSSTQEGLLSVFLSRLTSVRPPTELLYACAALAQAGTTHCQSQDVKTLLESSGTVVNMATTGSVDVQRAALNYISTLCQDKDFKGVSTPQLLELLLSAFLSPTKETDTLLQIKLVFSQLKCLQALLSRSPVLQSSPHLTNLLAVLRAAMTLGLPGQPHTLQAALPLALPVVQSPKIVTPPPPSPKQRPQIIAGPQPRRRQKRAKDQKHTNKIGRSHESSDGEASLGDHVKLRPSVSFGGRGCSWSSSESDVSDSEPAPSQIKVVHGKIRHLAFSCLTAVFKSLDTHTKFSFGLTFLPDGPRPPNSPPSLMTCVLKDPLPKCRGGALSVLFTLLEGSKVYLAPADDRSILTERRGGAVPFAWKEGLAAYNYFVQAGQLRKTLSVDRALVWTSYFFLVVLSI, encoded by the exons ATGGCTGCAAGAAATGCAGACACATGGAGGAGGAAAGCCAGTGAGCTGGGCAAGCTGCTGAAGGATGGAGGAGAGGAAGAGAAGAGAATGTCAGAAGCTCTGGGCTACCTCAGCTCCCTCATGTATCCATTGGAAGGCCTCACCACAGAG GTGATAGAGGTTCTGCTGAGGCAGTTTGCAGAGGGAAGGTGTGCTGAACTGAGTAGTGAGTGCACTGTCATGCTGGGACGACTCGTATCAAACCTCATCACCTATCAGAAG GCGTCCCTCTCGTCTTCGACCCAAGAGGGTCTTCTTTCTGTGTTCCTGTCACGACTCACCTCAGtgagaccccccacagagctgCTCTACGCCTGTGCTGCACTCGCTCAGGCCGGTACCACACACTGTCAATCACAg GATGTTAAAACGCTCCTTGAATCGTCAGGGACTGTGGTTAACATGGCAACAACGGGTTCCGTCGATGTGCAGAGGGCAGCCCTGAACTACATTAGCACCTTGTGTCAGGACAAGGATTTCAAGGGTGTCTCTACTCCCCAACTGTTGGAGCTCCTCCTCTCAGCATTTCTCTCCCCTACaaaagagactgacacactGCTGCAGATAAAG TTGGTTTTCTCCCAACTCAAGTGTCTCCAGGCACTCCTCTCTCGCTCCCCCGTCCTCCAGTCCTCTCCCCACCTCACTAATCTCCTAGCCGTCCTCAGGGCAGCCATGACACTCGGTCTCCCCGGACAACCACACACTCTTCAGGCGGCCCTCCCGTTGGCGCTACCTGTCGTTCAATCCCCTAAAATTgtcacaccaccaccaccctccCCAAAACAGAGGCCACAAATAATCGCTGGACCTCAGCCGAGGAGGAGGCAAAAACGAGCCAAAGATCAGAAACATACGAATAAAATTGGACGTAGTCATGAGTCTAGTGATGGAGAAGCCTCGTTGGGTGATCACGTGAAACTCCGCCCTTCTGTTAGTTTTGGTGGCCGTGGCTGTTCGTGGTCCAGTTCCGAGAGTGACGTATCGGACAGTGAGCCAGCTCCTAGTCAGATCAAGGTAGTGCACGGCAAGATTCGACACCTGGCCTTCTCGTGTCTCACTGCTGTCTTCAAG AGTTTGGACACTCACACTAAGTTCTCGTTTGGGCTGACGTTCCTCCCTGATGGACCACGCCCCCCAAACTCACCCCCCTCTCTAATGACATGCGTCCTCAAAGACCCACTGCCTAAG TGTCGAGGTGGAGCTCTGTCAGTTTTGTTTACATTGCTggaggggtcaaaggtctACCTCGCTCCAGCAGATGACAG GTCTATTTTGACAGAGAGGAGGGGTGGCGCTGTACCGTTTGCTTGGAAGGAGGGACTggctgcttataattattttgtccaGGCTGGGCAATTGCGCAAGACTTTGAGTGTGGACAGGGCCCTGGTGTGGACAAGCTATTTTTTCCTGGTTGTCTTGTCAatatag